DNA from Balneolaceae bacterium:
CCGCGGGAGGCAAGATCTTCCATCGTTTCCTGTCGAAGTCCGTAGAGCATCTGGAATTCAAAGCGGGAGGGGGCGATGTCGTGTTCACGGGCATGGTCAAGGACCCAGTCTATCAACTCGTCGTCGTGCGTGGCGATGCGGGGACAGGGGGTGTTACGCAGCAGGGTTGCCGCATAGCTTTTGAAGGCGGCGCGGATACCGGGCATATCCTGGATGGCCCGTTCGGGCGGCTCTTTGTAGGCCCCCTTGCAAAGCCGTACGTCCGCCCCCAGCTCGGCCAGCTCGCGGATATCCTTTTCGGTGCGGTGCAGGTAGGCCTGAATGACAATGCCTACATGGCTGCCGAACTCGGCGAAGGCCTCCTTGAACAGATCCATGGTCGCCTGCGTGTAATCGGAACCCTCCATGTCGATGCGCACGAACTGGTCATGACTCCGCGCCGCCTCCAGCAGCCGGAATAGATTGTCACGGCAGTAGGATCGGTCGATATCCAGTCCCATCATGGTGAGCTTGATGGAAATAGTGCTGTCCAGGCCGGCCTCTCCGATTTTATCCAGCAGCCCGATGTACTGCTCCACGGTATCGTCCGCCGTCGTCCGGTCCTTTACGTTCTCGCCCAGCAGGTCCATCGTAAGGTGAATGCCCCTGGCGTTCAGCGGGGCGACCTTGGGTACAGACTGCTCAAAGGTCTCGCCGGCTACAAAACGCTTTGCGAGAAAAAAGGGAAGCTTCATGGACAGGGAATCTTTCCGGGTTGGTTTTCAAGGAAGTTGAAGATAAGGAATTGTAACAATTTTACGAGGGTGCGCGTACGAACATGCTGTCAGACAGGTAACGAAACGGACCATACCATGACCCAGAAAACAAGATACTTGACCAAGGTAGCGCTCGCATTTTCACTCTCCCTGCTCATCATGTTCCTGCTGGTGCTTCCCGGCAAAGCTACGGCCCAGGACTGGGACCGTGACGAGGCCTACCGCGTGGAGAACTTCTCCCTCTCAGGGGGAGGCAGCCTCGATGTGCGAACCAGCGGGGGACACATCACGGTGGAGGGATCAGACGGCGATGAAATCCGCGTCGAGATGTACGTGACGCAGCGCGGGAAACACCTGCTTCCCGAAGACACCGATCTGGAGGATTTTGACATTACCATCGAACAGTCCGGAAGCCGCATTACCGCTACTGCCGAAGGCAGCCGCAACGACTGGCGTTTCTGGAGAAACAACAACCTCTCCATCTCCTTCGTGGTCTATACACCGCGCGACATGCAGAGCACTCTCCGCACCAGCGGCGGGCATATTACGGTCAGCGGCCTGAACGGACGCCAGGAAGTGCGTACCAGCGGCGGCCACCTTGAGCTCAACGACCTGATGGGCGAGGTGGAGGCCCGAACTAGCGGGGGACACATTGAAATCGCGCGATTTGAAGGCACCATGTCGGCCCGAACCAGCGGGGGACATATCAGTGCCGAAAACGCCAACGGCGTCATCGACCTCCACACCTCCGGGGGACACATCGAACTGGCCGACGTAGGCGGCACGGTAGAGGCCCGAACCAGCGGGGGCAGCATCGAGGCCGACCTGGACAGCATTAACGAATCGGTGGACCTGCGCACCAGCGGGGGTCATATCACCATCACCGTACCCGGCGACCGCGGCTACAACCTGGCCCTGCGCGGCAGCCGTGTGCGCAGCCAACTCACCAACTTTTCCGGCGAGGTGGAACGAGACGAGATTGACGGTTCCATCAACGGCGGCGGACCGCAGATCACCGCCCGCACCAGCGGCGGCACCGTACGGCTGAACTTCCGCCGCTGACCTGAAAAAGGAGCGGGGGCGGACCCGGCCCCGTTCCCGCATAACCTGTCTCTCAGTGCCCGAAAGCGCTCGTCTCTCCCGGCCAAATCCGGGAGGGGCGGGCGTTTTTAAATTAGGGGTTCCCCCTACGTACACCCGCTGAATTTTTTGTAGCTTTAGCCTGTTTGTATTCTGTCACAACCAATGACACCACCCTAACAGACGATCAATAAAATATGAGGACTATGAAGATTTTTAAGGTATTGCCCGTAATCGCACTGATGCTCTTTGCCGGCTGCGGAGGCGGCTCCCAGGAACAGGCAGGAGAACAGGAGACCCAGATGGAAACGGCTGATGACGTACGCACCATCGATATCGTCGGCACCAACTCCATGAAGTTCGGCGTCACCGAAGGTTCCGACGGACTAACGGTAGGCGACCAGCTTCCCGCCGAAAACGACCTGGTGCGCCTTCAGACCATCACCGCCGCGCCCGGCGAGACCATTCGCATCAACCTGACCACCCGCAGCACCATGCCCGCCCAGGCCATGGCGCACAACTGGGTGCTTCTGGCTCTCGGCACCGACCTGCAGGCTTTCGCCGATGCATCGGGCACTGCACGTGACAACGACTACATCGCCCAGGACATGATGGACGCGGTAGTTGCCCAGACCGGGCTGGCCGGGGGCGGCGAAACCGTCTCGGTCACCTTCACCGTGCCCGAAGAAACGGGCGAATACGACTATCTCTGTACCTTCCCCGGCCACTTCGCCGCAGGTATGGCCGGCAAGCTGGTGGTAGAAGAGTCGCAGATGTAGGCAATCCAGACATATCATCCCGGA
Protein-coding regions in this window:
- a CDS encoding proline dehydrogenase family protein, which translates into the protein MKLPFFLAKRFVAGETFEQSVPKVAPLNARGIHLTMDLLGENVKDRTTADDTVEQYIGLLDKIGEAGLDSTISIKLTMMGLDIDRSYCRDNLFRLLEAARSHDQFVRIDMEGSDYTQATMDLFKEAFAEFGSHVGIVIQAYLHRTEKDIRELAELGADVRLCKGAYKEPPERAIQDMPGIRAAFKSYAATLLRNTPCPRIATHDDELIDWVLDHAREHDIAPSRFEFQMLYGLRQETMEDLASRGYNTRIYVPYGTMWFPYFKRRLMERKENIWFVLTTLFKK
- a CDS encoding DUF4097 family beta strand repeat-containing protein — encoded protein: MTQKTRYLTKVALAFSLSLLIMFLLVLPGKATAQDWDRDEAYRVENFSLSGGGSLDVRTSGGHITVEGSDGDEIRVEMYVTQRGKHLLPEDTDLEDFDITIEQSGSRITATAEGSRNDWRFWRNNNLSISFVVYTPRDMQSTLRTSGGHITVSGLNGRQEVRTSGGHLELNDLMGEVEARTSGGHIEIARFEGTMSARTSGGHISAENANGVIDLHTSGGHIELADVGGTVEARTSGGSIEADLDSINESVDLRTSGGHITITVPGDRGYNLALRGSRVRSQLTNFSGEVERDEIDGSINGGGPQITARTSGGTVRLNFRR
- a CDS encoding plastocyanin/azurin family copper-binding protein, encoding MKIFKVLPVIALMLFAGCGGGSQEQAGEQETQMETADDVRTIDIVGTNSMKFGVTEGSDGLTVGDQLPAENDLVRLQTITAAPGETIRINLTTRSTMPAQAMAHNWVLLALGTDLQAFADASGTARDNDYIAQDMMDAVVAQTGLAGGGETVSVTFTVPEETGEYDYLCTFPGHFAAGMAGKLVVEESQM